A genomic region of Aspergillus oryzae RIB40 DNA, chromosome 1 contains the following coding sequences:
- a CDS encoding DUF846 domain-containing protein (uncharacterized membrane protein NPD008/CGI-148) — MEQQSLNPEPQQGDLNWRLSAHPITLLCFLGFRTSALLMYLFGVLFIKNFILVFIITLLLLAADFYYLKNIAGRRLVGLRWWNEVNVASGDSHWVFESSDPTTRRIAATDKRFFWLSLYVTPALWVGLAILAIIRLSSVIWLSLVAIALILTITNTLAFSRCDRFSQASTFANRALTGGIVNNIAGGLLGRLFK, encoded by the exons ATGGAGCAACAATCCCTTAATCCCGAACCCCAGCAGGGGGATCTCAACTGGCGCCTGAGTGCGCATCCGATTACGTTGCTTTGTTTCCTGGGCTTCCGCACCAGTGCCCTGCTGATGTACCTATTCGGGGTATTATTTATTAAGAATTT TATCttggtcttcatcatcacgCTGCTTCTCCTCGCAGCGGACTTCTATTACCTCAAAAACATCGCGGGACGTCGCTTGGTTGGTCTCCGTTGGTGGAACGAAGTGAACGTTGCGAGTGGTGACTCGCATTGGGTATTTGAATCCTCGGACCCAACAACTCGTAGGATCGCGGCTACAGATAAGAGATTCTTCTGGCTTAGCTTGTATGTGACGCCTGCGCTCTGGGTTGGCCTGGCGATATTGGCCATCATTAGACTGAGCAGTGTTATTTGGTTGAGCTTGGTTG CTATTGCCCTCATCTTGACCATCACCAATACCCTTGCTTTCTCACGGTGCGACCGCTTCAGCCAAGCGTCCACCTTCGCCAACCGGGCACTGACTGGAGGAATTGTGAACAACATCGCGGGGGGTCTGCTGGGCAGACTCTTCAAGTAA
- a CDS encoding uncharacterized protein (predicted protein), translating into MQTKTKRKRLSRGGRWTEEERLQLVRLRDRNKHLAWDQFQKIYFPRRSYMALTKAYSIYPLLASLCSSLVDVFVGLCGSKRDNAMVCTPSLDHKQKQQLLNRALVPWQTNNTSNETTLPSKTNRPNKRPNIDERSVNERANKQARTAERDSTYVPEEDPESPDNGDIHEDGSVCPPPSSQNRIELLTSMQSSPMHGRTRSSVNSLAKLRAQTVATQPISQSSRNTTSLQTSASDKTASESPSQAKQTRGTERVMGSAHNNKPVPTTTAMQGISLPKANPGNSPSKASQPERASAQIECMSFGTAHDLFASLVKTIADYRKATKKRKGLIVTVAERIASSAYLTI; encoded by the exons atGCAGACCAAAACCAAGAGGAAACGATTGAGTCGCGGTGGTCGCTGgacggaagaagagcgacTTCAGCTGGTACGACTGCGTGATCGTAATAAGCATCTTGCTTGGGATCAGTTTCAGAAG ATATACTTTCCACGACGGTCCTATATGGCTTTGACGAAGGCTTATTCG ATCTATCCCCTATTGGCATCTCtatgttcttctcttgttgatgtttttgTTGGATTGTGTGGGTCGAAGAG GGACAACGCAATGGTGTGCACTCCATCCCTCGACCATAAACAGAAACAGCAGTTGCTTAACCGGGCCCTTGTCCCATGGCAGACCAATAACACTAGCAATGAGACGACACTCCCATCCAAGACCAACAGACCTAACAAACGGCCAAACATTGACGAGCGCTCTGTCAACGAACGGGCCAATAAACAGGCTAGGACAGCCGAGAGAGATTCGACCTATGTGCCTGAGGAAGACCCAGAATCTCCGGATAACGGAGATATTCATGAGGATGGCTCAGTATGTCCACCCCCGTCTAGCCAGAATCGAATAGAATTGCTAACAAGCATGCAGTCGAGCCCCATGCATGGTCGAACGAGAAGTTCGGTGAACTCCTTGGCAAAGCTTAGAGCCCAAACAGTCGCAACACAGCCGATATCTCAAAGTTCCAGAAATACCACAAGCTTACAGACAAGTGCATCGGATAAAACAGCTTCGGAGTCCCCTAGCCAGGCTAAACAAACCAGGGGCACTGAGAGGGTCATGGGCTCTGCTCACAATAACAAGCCTGTGCCGACCACTACAGCGATGCAGGGTATCAGTCTGCCCAAAGCCAATCCAGGCAATTCCCCTTCTAAAGCTTCGCAGCCGGAGCGGGCCAGTGCGCAAATAGAATGCATGAGTTTTGGCACGGCGCACGACCTATTTGCCAGCTTGGTGAAAACCATTGCTGATTACCGAAAAGC aaccaaaaaaagaaagggcTTGATTGTCACGGTGGCAGAGAGAATCGCCAGTTCTGCCTACCTTACTATATAA